A DNA window from Drosophila sechellia strain sech25 chromosome X, ASM438219v1, whole genome shotgun sequence contains the following coding sequences:
- the LOC6619963 gene encoding required for meiotic nuclear division protein 1 homolog gives MNFARLRLGQMVLGGLRIPRQQTQTQWMMDRRRWLASEATSSAAAPPQAASAPRTQTQPRVKPLPLAEERLESILSPIRTRIIRKKRLAIDELSALGFLNTRGYTTAEEYNLEDLQIALREQNLYETKRFFSTDNLDVEQNVLFVAAKYPTGQQPREIFFFREGSVVFWNCSDIETNNVLSFLRAFERESYVSALVHGESEVMPYTYIPSTAVDVEGDLVAESSDFNVTSRAFFQNGKFFVTADTDSFLYKYTFSNAMAQSIKLGMWEATLDRYIDSIEHLTEDLKRGRRLRISRAAMLRKTGELFALRHVINLSSDLLDAPDFYWDREELEALYLQVCSYFSISRRTKVMNEKINHCVELAELVSHNLNDAHHIRLEWMIIILIMVEVGFEVLHFVSDHSEPHKLEVLPLAAPAASIPN, from the coding sequence ATGAACTTTGCACGCCTGAGATTGGGGCAGATGGTCCTGGGAGGACTTCGAATTCCGCGCCAGCAGACGCAGACGCAGTGGATGATGGACCGGCGCCGATGGTTGGCCAGTGAAGCCACCTCATCGGCTGCGGCGCCACCTCAAGCAGCTTCTGCTCCTAGAACTCAAACGCAACCGCGGGTAAAACCATTGCCGCTAGCCGAGGAGCGCCTGGAGTCGATACTATCGCCCATTCGCACCAGGATCATTCGAAAGAAGCGCTTGGCCATCGATGAACTGTCCGCTTTAGGGTTTCTCAACACTCGTGGTTATACGACCGCCGAGGAGTACAATCTGGAGGATCTGCAGATAGCCCTTCGCGAGCAGAACCTGTACGAGACGAAGCGTTTCTTCTCCACAGACAATCTGGACGTGGAGCAGAATGTGCTCTTTGTGGCGGCCAAATATCCGACAGGTCAGCAGCCGCGGGAGATATTCTTTTTCCGCGAGGGCTCGGTGGTCTTTTGGAACTGCAGCGACATCGAGACGAACAATGTGCTTAGTTTCCTGCGCGCCTTCGAAAGGGAATCGTATGTGAGTGCCCTGGTTCACGGGGAGAGCGAGGTGATGCCCTATACCTACATTCCATCGACGGCGGTGGATGTCGAGGGCGATCTAGTGGCGGAGAGCAGCGACTTCAATGTCACGTCACGGGCATTCTTCCAGAATGGCAAGTTCTTTGTCACCGCCGATACGGATAGTTTTCTGTACAAGTACACCTTCTCCAATGCGATGGCACAGTCAATAAAGCTGGGCATGTGGGAGGCGACACTGGACCGCTACATAGACTCCATAGAGCATCTCACCGAGGATCTAAAGCGTGGTCGCCGATTAAGAATCTCGCGGGCGGCCATGCTGCGAAAAACCGGTGAATTATTTGCCCTGCGTCATGTAATCAACCTATCGTCGGATCTACTGGATGCACCCGATTTCTACTGGGATCGCGAGGAACTGGAGGCACTGTACCTGCAGGTGTGCTCCTACTTCAGCATCTCACGGCGCACCAAGGTAATGAACGAGAAGATCAACCACTGCGTGGAACTGGCCGAGCTGGTGTCCCACAATCTGAACGATGCCCATCATATCCGGCTCGAGTGGATGATCATAATCCTGATCATGGTGGAGGTGGGCTTCGAAGTGCTGCACTTCGTCAGCGATCACAGTGAACCGCATAAACTAGAGGTCCTGCCACTGGCTGCTCCTGCCGCCTCGATTCCCAATTAG
- the LOC6619964 gene encoding DNL-type zinc finger protein: MNALRNIFTSRTLNYLRQNGQNAILNATQQQPAVDAVPLTNDAEQQLKSSRPAPLSIPRSILDACHFTAKQFDLGRTTSGNQANSSLSPTTLKRFGRMQRRMELVYRCKLCNTRNTKTISEEAYYSGVVILQCDGCAVDHLIKDNLGLFTGSDGDSSISSGISTSKNIDQVLADRHARVRVIKVNERGELI, encoded by the coding sequence ATGAACGCATTGCGCAACATCTTCACATCGCGAACTCTCAACTATTTGCGCCAGAATGGACAAAACGCGATCCTCAACGCCACCCAGCAGCAGCCGGCGGTGGACGCCGTGCCGTTGACCAACGATGCCGAGCAGCAGCTAAAATCGTCGCGTCCAGCACCGCTTTCCATACCGCGCTCCATACTCGATGCGTGTCATTTCACGGCCAAACAGTTTGACCTGGGACGCACCACGTCCGGAAACCAGGCGAATAGCTCTCTGTCGCCAACGACACTGAAGCGCTTCGGACGCATGCAACGCCGCATGGAGCTGGTGTACCGCTGCAAGCTGTGCAACACCCGCAACACGAAGACCATCAGCGAGGAGGCCTACTACAGCGGCGTGGTGATCCTACAGTGCGACGGCTGTGCCGTCGACCATCTGATCAAGGACAATCTGGGACTGTTCACCGGCAGCGATGGCGATAGCAGCATTAGCTCTGGAATCAGTACCAGCAAGAATATCGACCAGGTGCTGGCCGACCGGCATGCCCGCGTCCGGGTGATCAAGGTGAACGAGCGCGGCGAGCTGATTTAG
- the LOC6619968 gene encoding putative zinc finger protein 840, which translates to MSVLAYPRTNDEEIFRHCTKDCGMVTATEDFQYFALRCIFCSEKFLYFDSFIGHMQTVHLGDQSVANTSSRLPFNLGEPMSLSGRNGDLPNFHEIEDLTDADTALLEPQMVIKQELQDLPCSDDDVVAGEEDDDEPRLNDSEADEDEAILPESDVPVISSKTRARKKVTKQRQRNMSSEVLIAGDGDSSMDDYGDPDHSYMDDNSGEYMDFAGFDGVNHSGFGPESDFLSYDEMVEESLLGRDREVTMHIKDRKMIQFLIHSYQRNPFLWDHGNAQFRDRVKRARFLDWIVLEFKSRFNISLAKDAITRKWDNLRTVYKRECNRMALEKTNISTLWYFKELHFLNEVYSYNDKMSDAVVKETSYRRRFSAIWNDTSTAKLLSMVKRYQCFYNRFDPDYRSKERRGEGLHQMAIELQQLIDVTTIQISKRISQLRFDYSKQKMERLNSERLGKKFIANYLYYDQMHFMDDDIPPFKCAHCPEIVQTLRELDLHMLTHQPSLGGGYYCNICSIQFHNAGEFDSHKQLHLGGVTEIKFNCELCTASFREKANYDEHLRRHNEELFLPSLALNHSIMEGGLGDDEIEVEAEESRGSGSRRKRRHAAKATDDMVDDDDQIGGGGGGGSDIAKPYGCDVCRRSFATPGHLNAHRIVHQDERERCHKCDYPQCNKSFVARNSLFEHLKQHYSNEEFKCDICGKTFKSTKNLQNHKQIHDKIKRYVCQICGSAFAQAAGLYLHKRRHNRPNGAVGAVGRSGRSSL; encoded by the exons ATGAGTGTCCTGGCGTATCCACGTACCAACGACGAGGAGATTTTCCGTCACTGTACCAAGGACTGCGGCATGGTGACGGCCACAGAGGACTTCCAGTACTTCGCCCTGCGTTGCATCTTCTGCAGCGAGAAGTTTCTCTACTTCGACTCCTTCATCGGCCACATGCAGACAGTTCACCTGGGCGACCAGTCCGTGGCGAATACCTCCTCCCGTCTCCCCTTCAATCTCGGCGAGCCCATGTCCCTGTCCGGTCGTAACGGGGATCTGCCCAACTTCCACGAGATCGAAGACTTAACGGACGCGGACACAGCGCTGCTGGAGCCCCAGATGGTCATTAAACAGGAGCTCCAGGATCTGCCCTGCAGCGATGATGATGTAGTCGCCGGCGAGGAAGACGACGATGAGCCACGGCTAAACGATTCCGAGGCCGATGAGGACGAGGCAATACTACCCGAAAGCGATGTACCGGTGATCAGTTCCAAGACGCGAGCGCGCAAAAAGGTCACAAAGCAGCGCCAGAGGAACATGTCTAGCGAGGTTCTCATCGCCGGCGACGGCGATTCCTCCATGGACGACTACGGTGATCCGGATCACAGCTATATGGACGACAATTCCGGAGAGTACATGGACTTTGCCGGATTCGACGGCGTTAACCACAGTGGCTTCGGACCCGAATCGGACTTTCTCAGCTATGATGAGATGGTGGAGGAGTCCCTGCTGGGA CGCGACCGGGAGGTTACGATGCACATCAAGGACCGCAAGATGATCCAGTTTCTCATCCATTCGTATCAGCGCAACCCCTTTCTGTGGGACCACGGCAATGCACAGTTCCGGGATCGCGTTAAGCGCGCCCGCTTCCTCGACTGGATTGTGCTGGAGTTCAAGAGCCGGTTTAACATCTCGCTGGCCAAGGACGCCATCACCCGCAAGTGGGACAACCTGCGCACGGTATACAAGCGGGAGTGCAACCGCATGGCCCTGGAGAAGACCAACATCAGTACGCTGTGGTACTTCAAGGAGCTGCACTTCCTCAACGAGGTATACAGCTACAACGATAAGATGTCCGATGCTGTTGTCAAG GAAACCTCCTATCGCCGCCGCTTCTCGGCCATTTGGAACGATACGTCTACTGCCAAGCTGCTGAGCATGGTGAAGCGGTACCAGTGCTTCTACAACCGCTTCGATCCCGACTACCGCAGCAAGGAGCGACGCGGCGAGGGACTCCATCAGATGGCCATTGAACTGCAGCAGCTGATCGATGTGACCACCATCCAGATATCGAAGCGCATTTCCCAGCTGCGATTCGATTACTCCAAACAGAAGATGGAGCGCCTTAACAGCGAGCGGCTGGGCAAGAAATTCATTGCGAACTATCTGTACTACGATCAGATGCACTTCATGGACGACGACATTCCGCCATTTAAGTGCGCACACTGCCCGGAAATAGTGCAAACACTCAGGGAACTGGACCTCCACATGCTCACCCACCAGCCCAGTTTGGGTGGCGGTTACTATTGCAACATATGCAGCATACAGTTCCACAATGCCGGGGAGTTCGACAGCCACAAGCAGCTGCATTTGGGCGGCGTAACCGAGATCAAGTTCAACTGCGAATTGTGCACGGCCAGTTTCCGCGAGAAGGCCAACTATGATGAGCACCTGCGGCGCCATAACGAGGAGCTGTTCCTGCCCTCGCTGGCGCTTAATCACAGCATCATGGAGGGCGGCCTGGGAGATGACGAGATCGAAGTCGAGGCCGAGGAGTCCAGAGGTAGCGGCAGTCGCCGAAAAAGGAGGCACGCAGCGAAAGCAACCGATGACATGGTCGACGATGATGATCAAattggcggcggtggtggtggcggcagTGACATTGCCAAGCCGTATGGATGCGATGTGTGTCGCCGCAGTTTCGCCACACCGGGCCACCTGAATGCGCATCGAATTGTCCACCAGGATGAGCGGGAGCGGTGCCATAAATGCGACTATCCGCAGTGCAATAAATCGTTTGTGGCACGCAACAGCCTGTTCGAGCACCTGAAGCAGCACTACAGCAACGAGGAGTTCAAGTGCGACATTTGCGGCAAGACATTCAAGTCGACAAAGAATCTGCAGAACCACAAGCAGATCCACGACAAGATCAAGCGCTACGTCTGCCAGATATGCGGTTCGGCGTTCGCCCAAGCGGCCGGTCTCTATCTGCACAAGCGTCGACACAATCGACCCAATGGTGCCGTCGGCGCTGTTGGGCGTTCGGGTCGTAGCAGTCTGTGA
- the LOC6619969 gene encoding T-complex protein 1 subunit zeta, which yields MASISLLNPKAEFARASQALAINISAAKGLQDVMRSNLGPKGTVKMLVSGAGDIKITKDGNVLLHEMQIQHPTASMIARASTAQDDSTGDGTTTTVMLIGELLKQADIYLSEGLHPRIMTDGFENARDKALEVLDKVKVPVEINKKNLVEVANTSLKTKVHPALADLLTDVCVNAVLTIASADKTKPVDLHMVELMEMQHKSDTDTQLVRGLVMDHGARHPDMPKRLENAYILTANVSLEYEKAEVNSGFFYKTAEEREAFVRAEREFIDQRVKKVIELKRSVCDGTDKTFVLINQKGIDPISLDALAKEGILALRRAKRRNMERLALACGGTAMNSFDDLQEEHLGYAGVVYEHVLGENKYTFVEDCKNPLSVTILIKGPNKHTITQIKDAIRDGLRAINNTIADKALVPGAGAFEVRAYNELVAFKDTIKGKSRLAVQAFADALLVIPKTLAVNSGYDAQDTIVKLTVEDRMSPELVGLDLATGEPMKPVDLGVYDNYIVKKQILNSCSIIASNLLLVDEVMRAGMTSLKG from the exons ATGGCTTCGATTAGCTTGCTGAACCCGAAGGCCGAGTTTGCTCGCGCCTCTCAGGCTCTGGCCATCAATATCAGTGCCGCCAAGGGACTGCAGGATGTGATGCGCTCCAATTTGGGACCCAAGGGCACCGTCAAAAT GTTGGTTTCTGGCGCCGGCGACATTAAGATCACCAAGGATGGCAATGTCCTGCTGCACGAAATGCAGATTCAGCATCCGACTGCCTCTATGATTGCCAGGGCCAGCACGGCCCAGGATGATTCCACCGGCGATGGAACCACCACCACTGTGATGCTTATTGGCGAGCTCCTGAAGCAGGCCGATATCTATCTGTCTGAGGGACTGCATCCTCGCATCATGACCGATGGATTCGAGAATGCACGCGACAAGGCATTGGAGGTGCTCGACAAGGTCAAGGTGCCCGTGGAAATCAACAAGAAGAACCTGGTGGAGGTGGCCAACACAAGTCTGAAGACCAAGGTGCATCCCGCCCTGGCCGATCTGCTTACAGACGTCTGCGTGAATGCTGTGCTGACCATTGCCAGTGCCGATAAGACCAAGCCCGTGGACCTCCACATGGTGGAGCTGATGGAGATGCAGCACAAATCCGATACCGATACACAGCTGGTGCGTGGACTGGTCATGGACCATGGTGCCCGCCACCCGGACATGCCGAAGCGTTTGGAGAATGCCTACATCCTTACGGCCAATGTCTCGCTGGAGTACGAGAAGGCCGAGGTCAACTCTGGCTTCTTCTACAAGACCGCCGAGGAGCGTGAGGCCTTTGTGCGCGCCGAGCGCGAATTCATCGACCAGCGTGTGAAGAAGGTGATCGAATTGAAGCGCTCCGTGTGCGATGGCACCGACAAAACCTTCGTCCTGATCAACCAGAAGGGCATTGACCCCATCTCGCTGGACGCCCTGGCCAAGGAGGGCATCTTGGCCCTACGTCGCGCCAAGCGCCGCAACATGGAGCGTCTGGCTTTGGCCTGCGGTGGCACTGCAATGAACTCCTTTGACGATCTGCAGGAGGAGCACTTGGGATACGCCGGTGTGGTGTACGAGCATGTTCTGGGCGAGAATAAGTACACTTTCGTGGAGGACTGCAAGAACCCGCTGTCGGTCACGATCCTGATCAAGGGTCCCAACAAGCACACGATCACCCAGATCAAGGACGCCATCAGGGACGGTCTGCGTGCCATCAACAACACTATTGCCGATAAGGCTCTGGTGCCCGGAGCTGGAGCCTTCGAGGTGCGCGCCTACAACGAGCTGGTCGCCTTCAAGGATACCATCAAGGGCAAGTCCCGCCTGGCAGTGCAGGCCTTTGCCGATGCTCTGCTGGTCATTCCCAAGACGCTGGCCGTGAACAGCGGCTACGATGCCCAGGACACAATCGTCAAGCTGACAGTCGAGGATCGCATGAGTCCCGAACTGGTCGGCCTGGATCTGGCCACCGGCGAGCCCATGAAGCCTGTGGATCTGGGCGTCTACGACAACTACATCGTTAAGAAGCAGATCCTCAACTCCTGCTCGATCATTGCCAGCAACCTGCTTCTCGTCGACGAGGTCATGCGTGCGGGCATGACGAGCCTCAAAGGCTAG
- the LOC6619970 gene encoding diphosphomevalonate decarboxylase isoform X1 gives MFSVTCVAPVNIALIKYWGKRHEELILPVNDSISMTLSTDELCAKTTVTASESFERNRMWLNGEEVPFEEGSRLQRCLKEVHRLAVANGSQKVPPTWKLHIASVNNFPTAAGLASSAAGYACLVYSLSRLYDIPLSEELTTVARQGSGSACRSLYGGFVQWHRGALDDGSDSVARQIAPSDHWPNMHVLILVVNDARKKTASTRGMQQAVKTSQLIKHRVEQVVPDRITRLREAIASHDFQAFAEITMKDSNQFHAVALDTYPPCVYMNDVSHRIVSFVHDYNDRMGSYHAAYTFDAGPNACLYVLAEHVPHLLSAIQKVFPNDLADGDTYLRGLPIPKVQDAECSKLDSLDVHAKNAFRYIIHTKVGEGPRELSADNSLLINGLPLE, from the exons ATGTTTTCGGTTACTTGTGTGGCGCCCGTGAACATAGCGCTCATCAAATATT GGGGAAAGCGGCACGAAGAGCTCATTCTGCCCGTCAATGATTCAATTAGCATGACTCTGAGCACCGATGAG CTGTGCGCCAAGACAACAGTGACTGCATCGGAATCCTTTGAAAGGAATCGCATGTGGCTGAATGGGGAGGAGGTGCCCTTCGAAGAGGGTTCCCGCCTGCAGCGCTGTTTGAAAGAAG TCCATCGACTAGCTGTGGCGAATGGCTCCCAGAAGGTTCCGCCAACCTGGAAGCTGCACATCGCATCGGTTAACAATTTCCCCACCGCCGCCGGACTGGCATCCAGTGCGGCTGGCTACGCCTGTCTGGTGTACTCCCTGTCCCGACTCTACGACATACCGCTGAGTGAGGAGCTGACGACGGTGGCGCGGCAAGGCAGTGGATCGGCATGTCGCAGTTTGTATGGCGGTTTTGTGCAGTGGCATCGCGGAGCACTGGATGATGGCAGCGATTCGGTGGCGAGGCAAATAGCTCCCTCCGACCACTGGCCCAACATGCATGTTCTCATCCTGGTCGTCAACGATGCACGCAAGAAGACTGCCTCGACAAGGGGCATGCAACAGGCGGTGAAGACGTCGCAGTTGATCAAGCATCGCGTGGAGCAAGTGGTTCCCGACCGGATTACCCGATTGAGGGAGGCCATCGCAAGCCATGACTTTCAGGCATTCGCCGAGATAACGATGAAGGACTCAAATCAGTTCCATGCCGTCGCCCTGGACACCTATCCGCCGTGTGTCTACATGAACGATGTGTCGCACAGGATCGTGTCCTTCGTTCACGATTATAACGATCGAATGGGTAGCTATCATGCCGCGTACACCTTCGATGCCGGTCCAAATGCATGCCTTTACGTCCTGGCGGAGCACGTTCCGCATCTCTTGAGCGCTATCCAGAAGGTGTTCCCCAATGATCTGGCGGATGGTGACACCTACTTGCGAGGTCTTCCCATTCCTAAAGTGCAAGATGCTGAGTGCAGCAAATTGGATTCACTGGATGTTCATGCTAAAAATGCTTTCAGATATATAATCCACACGAAAGTCGGCGAAGGACCAAGAGAATTAAGCGCTGATAATAGTTTATTGATAAATGGACTTCCGCTGGAGTGA
- the LOC6619970 gene encoding diphosphomevalonate decarboxylase isoform X2 produces the protein MTLSTDELCAKTTVTASESFERNRMWLNGEEVPFEEGSRLQRCLKEVHRLAVANGSQKVPPTWKLHIASVNNFPTAAGLASSAAGYACLVYSLSRLYDIPLSEELTTVARQGSGSACRSLYGGFVQWHRGALDDGSDSVARQIAPSDHWPNMHVLILVVNDARKKTASTRGMQQAVKTSQLIKHRVEQVVPDRITRLREAIASHDFQAFAEITMKDSNQFHAVALDTYPPCVYMNDVSHRIVSFVHDYNDRMGSYHAAYTFDAGPNACLYVLAEHVPHLLSAIQKVFPNDLADGDTYLRGLPIPKVQDAECSKLDSLDVHAKNAFRYIIHTKVGEGPRELSADNSLLINGLPLE, from the exons ATGACTCTGAGCACCGATGAG CTGTGCGCCAAGACAACAGTGACTGCATCGGAATCCTTTGAAAGGAATCGCATGTGGCTGAATGGGGAGGAGGTGCCCTTCGAAGAGGGTTCCCGCCTGCAGCGCTGTTTGAAAGAAG TCCATCGACTAGCTGTGGCGAATGGCTCCCAGAAGGTTCCGCCAACCTGGAAGCTGCACATCGCATCGGTTAACAATTTCCCCACCGCCGCCGGACTGGCATCCAGTGCGGCTGGCTACGCCTGTCTGGTGTACTCCCTGTCCCGACTCTACGACATACCGCTGAGTGAGGAGCTGACGACGGTGGCGCGGCAAGGCAGTGGATCGGCATGTCGCAGTTTGTATGGCGGTTTTGTGCAGTGGCATCGCGGAGCACTGGATGATGGCAGCGATTCGGTGGCGAGGCAAATAGCTCCCTCCGACCACTGGCCCAACATGCATGTTCTCATCCTGGTCGTCAACGATGCACGCAAGAAGACTGCCTCGACAAGGGGCATGCAACAGGCGGTGAAGACGTCGCAGTTGATCAAGCATCGCGTGGAGCAAGTGGTTCCCGACCGGATTACCCGATTGAGGGAGGCCATCGCAAGCCATGACTTTCAGGCATTCGCCGAGATAACGATGAAGGACTCAAATCAGTTCCATGCCGTCGCCCTGGACACCTATCCGCCGTGTGTCTACATGAACGATGTGTCGCACAGGATCGTGTCCTTCGTTCACGATTATAACGATCGAATGGGTAGCTATCATGCCGCGTACACCTTCGATGCCGGTCCAAATGCATGCCTTTACGTCCTGGCGGAGCACGTTCCGCATCTCTTGAGCGCTATCCAGAAGGTGTTCCCCAATGATCTGGCGGATGGTGACACCTACTTGCGAGGTCTTCCCATTCCTAAAGTGCAAGATGCTGAGTGCAGCAAATTGGATTCACTGGATGTTCATGCTAAAAATGCTTTCAGATATATAATCCACACGAAAGTCGGCGAAGGACCAAGAGAATTAAGCGCTGATAATAGTTTATTGATAAATGGACTTCCGCTGGAGTGA